One region of Macadamia integrifolia cultivar HAES 741 unplaced genomic scaffold, SCU_Mint_v3 scaffold976, whole genome shotgun sequence genomic DNA includes:
- the LOC122070688 gene encoding metal tolerance protein 4-like isoform X2, whose product MEINKPLLLMNEGRKSGNRTPRQSRRYSVNAIVGDFTSKLPDKLRSGLDPEDPFHIDLSKTKCLNQGEKEYYERQFATLKSFEEVDSLETANSIDEVLDHEHEAEHERAMKISNYANILLLAFKMYATIMSGSIAIAASTLDSLLDLMAGGILWFTHLSMKNINIYKYPIGKLRVQPVGIIIFAAIMATLGFQVLVQAMEQLIKDEPSKKMTLEQLVWMYTIMLSATVVKLGLWIYCRTSGNTIVRAYAKDHYFDVVTNVVGLVAAVLGDKFFWWIDPAGAIILAIYTITNWSGTVLENAASLVGQSASPEVLQKLTYLVIRHHPKIKRVDTVRAYTFGVLYFVEVDIELPEDLPLKEAHAIGESLQIKIEELAEVERAFVHLDFECDHKPEHSVLSKLPDTQP is encoded by the exons ATGGAAATAAACAAGCCATTGTTATTGATGAATGAAGGGAGAAAGTCCGGCAATAGAACTCCACGACAGAGTCGCAGGTACTCGGTGAATGCCATAGTTGGCGATTTCACTTCCAAATTGCCTGACAAGCTCAGATCCGGCCTTGATCCTGAGGACCCTTTTCACATTGATTTATCTAAAACCAAATGCTTAAACCAGG GCGAAAAGGAATACTATGAAAGACAATTTGCAACCCTTAAATCTTTTGAGGAAGTTGACTCTTTAGAAACAGCCAACAGCATCGATGAGGTTCTAGACCATGAACATGAAGCAGAGCATGAAAGAGCAATGAAGATATCCAATTATGCAAATATTCTTTTGCTGGCATTTAAG ATGTATGCCACAATAATGAGTGGCTCAATTGCTATAGCAGCTTCTACACTTGATTCTCTGCTAGATCTCATGGCTGGTGGAATTCTTTGGTTCACGCACTTgtcaatgaaaaatataaatatctACAAATATCCTATCGGAAAGTTGAGAGTGCAGCCAGTAGGCATTATCATTTTTGCAGCTATTATGGCTACCCTTG GCTTTCAGGTACTGGTCCAGGCTATGGAACAACTGATAAAAGATGAACCTTCTAAGAAGATGACCTTGGAACAGCTTGTGTGGATGTATACAATTATGCTGTCTGCTACTGTTGTGAAACTTGGCCTCTGGATTTACTGCAGAACCTCAGGAAACACAATAGTCCGTGCTTATGCAAAG GATCATTATTTCGATGTGGTAACAAATGTTGTTGGCCTAGTCGCTGCTGTTCTTGGTGATAAATTCTTCTGGTGGATTGATCCTGCTGGTGCTATTATTCTTGCAATATATACAATTACAAACTGGTCTGGGACTGTACTGGAAAATGCag CTTCTCTGGTGGGGCAGTCAGCATCACCTGAAGTCTTGCAGAAATTGACATACTTGGTCATAAGGCACCATCCTAAAATCAAGCGCGTTGACACAGTTAGAGCCTACACTTTTGGTGTTCTTTACTTTGTCGAG GTTGACATTGAACTCCCTGAAGATTTGCCACTGAAAGAAGCCCATGCAATTGGAGAGTCCTTGCAAATAAAGATTGAAGAGCTCGCTGAAGTTGAGAGAGCATTTGTTCATCTTGATTTTGAGTGCGATCACAAACCAGAGCACTCTGTTCTTAGCAAGCTTCCTGATACTCAGCCTTGA